A window from Salvia miltiorrhiza cultivar Shanhuang (shh) chromosome 2, IMPLAD_Smil_shh, whole genome shotgun sequence encodes these proteins:
- the LOC131011165 gene encoding deSI-like protein At4g17486, which yields MLCRKSSVKSRRGSMAVNLNVYDLTSMNGYAYWLGLGVYHSGVQVDGVEYAFGAHEYPTTGIFEGHPKQCDGFTFRKSILIGYTDMSPGEVRALMEDFSSKYKGNAYNLITKNCNHFCNDACLRLTGSPIPSWVNRLARIGSLCHCIIPTNLNSTKVGVGHHKVEDNMEKKKLRSRCNSFSTSSSNSSSSPPLAATIRGRTSLPSHFVINSIAN from the exons ATGTTATGCAGGAAAAGTTCAGTGAAAAGTAGGCGTGGATCGATGGCTGTGAATCTAAATGTGTATGATCTAACCTCAATGAATGGCTATGCCTACTGGCTTGGACTTGGGGTCTACCATTCTGGTGTTCAAG TTGATGGAGTGGAGTATGCATTTGGAGCTCATGAATATCCGACAACTGGGATATTCGAAGGCCACCCAAAGCAATGCGATGGCTTCACATTTCGGAAATCTATTCTGATAGGCTATACCGATATGAGTCCCGGTGAGGTGCGAGCGCTGATGGAGGATTTCTCTTCCAAATACAAAGGAAATGCATACAATCTCATCACCAAAAATTGCAACCATTTTTGCAACGACGCTTGTCTTAGGCTCACCGGCTCGCCCATCCCCAGCTGGGTCAATCGCCTCGCCCGCATAG GTTCGCTTTGTCATTGCATCATTCCTACCAACTTGAACTCGACTAAAGTGGGAGTGGGACACCATAAAGTTGAAGACAatatggagaagaagaagctaAGGAGCCGCTGCAATAGCTTCTCTACTTCCTCCTCCAATTCCTCGTCTTCGCCTCCCTTAGCGGCTACCATTCGCGGCAGAACCTCTCTGCCCTCGCATTTCGTTATTAATTCCATTGCAAACTAG